The window ATTACTTGCTTCGGCTTCCTCCGTTATGGCGTCGCGCGGCTACTCTAGCGATTTTATCAAGACTCTGCGGAATGAAGGCGATGCGATTCAGTTGGACCGGCCTGATCCTGGCGCCGTTGTTAGTGCCGGTGATTTTCAGCGCCACGTTTAGTATCCTCGCGGAGGGGGACGGAGACCCGTTGCTGGCATTCCTGACGATGCTGGTCTTGGGTTGCATCGTGTCTTATGGCAGCACAATATTGCTCTTCCTGCCTTGCCTGTTCTTGCTCTCTTTGGACTATCAAATGACTGGCTTCAAGGTCTGCCTGCTTGGATTGGTGCTAGGCGCAGTGGAATTCGTATCGCTGGCATTGATTGCTTGGGGCAGCCGTGGTCCCGACCTCCCGATAAAGAATTTCTTTGTGTTCTTCCTCCTCTGGGCTGCCGGTCCGGTCACGGCGCTGTTTCCGCTCGCCGGACTGATAACGGCTGGGCTGTATTGGTGGCTGGGAAAGCGACGGACCGGCCGGTCGGTACCCGTGGAGTGATAGTTACCATGTGATGTCCGTTGTGGGGTCAATCGCGACCGAATCCGACCTTGGCGGAATACGCTTCGCTATTCCGCCCTACGGGCTGCCGCGTCCACCGCTCCCCGCCCCGCGTATGTGACGATCATGATACGCCCCTCTCTCGGGGTGGGACGGGAAAAGATATAGATTTGATTTGGGGGCGAGATCAACGACGATAACCGCGGCACATTGGCACGACGGGCAAAGCGGGGGGTATAGTGATAGCTCCAAAATGAACCAATTTTGACCGTCTAAAGCGCGGCTACCAGCGCTTCGAGGTACGGCAACAGGGCAATGGTCGATTTCTTTACTTGCGCGAACGTCGGCTTCGACACAACCTAGCTTTGGCGCGTGGGGTGGTACGTACGAGATGAGCGACGGAATACCGTTAATTCCAGAGATGCCACGGGTGCTGCGCGAATCAGCACAACGCGGAACACTCATTCCGTTCATTGGAGCCGGCGCGTCACGACTTGCCGGCTGTCCGAATTGGTCGGAATTGGCCGACAGAGCATTGCGTTTTTTCGTTGAAAGCGGAAAGTTTAGTTACAGTCAACTTGCGCAAGTGGGAAATCTAACGCCGCGTGTGAAACTGTCGGTCGCCCTCGGGCTCCAGGCCGAACACAAGCTCAAGATAGATTTCGGTGCGCTCCTAGCTCCTAAAGACGGATATAACAACGCATTAGGCCGAAGGCTATTTGGAAGTCTCGCAAGATTAGGAAAAACGTTCGTCACAACAAATTATGATTCTTGGCTTGATACAGAATTCTCGGAGACAGGCAACGTCGTATCAAGCCCCGATCAGTCAGTCGCACAATCTTCAACACCAACGCGACGTATCACGTTTGACAGCGTTAATGATTTCACTCCCGCAAATCTGAATAAGCCAAACACCGTTTTTCATTTGCACGGCTCTCTCCGCAATCCGAACGATTTGGTCATAACGACCAAACATTACATTCAGCGGTACGCCAACGATCGCAACAATCTTGACCCAAACAAAGAAAACCGAACGCTTACGTTTCTAGAATATCTATTCGCGAATAAAACCGTTCTCTTTATCGGGTATGGGTTGGAAGAACGACGATTTCGGCTGCTCGCTTACAGCACCAGATTTGTTCGTGTACTTTCTGATACCGGTCTTGGTGTAGGAAACTTTCTTGGCCATCTGCTGCCCCTTCAGTCATAGCGT is drawn from Bradyrhizobium lablabi and contains these coding sequences:
- a CDS encoding SIR2 family protein translates to MSDGIPLIPEMPRVLRESAQRGTLIPFIGAGASRLAGCPNWSELADRALRFFVESGKFSYSQLAQVGNLTPRVKLSVALGLQAEHKLKIDFGALLAPKDGYNNALGRRLFGSLARLGKTFVTTNYDSWLDTEFSETGNVVSSPDQSVAQSSTPTRRITFDSVNDFTPANLNKPNTVFHLHGSLRNPNDLVITTKHYIQRYANDRNNLDPNKENRTLTFLEYLFANKTVLFIGYGLEERRFRLLAYSTRFVRVLSDTGLGVGNFLGHLLPLQS